Genomic segment of Magnetospirillum sp. WYHS-4:
TCAACGTCGACATCGAGGACGCCATCCGCCTGGATGCCGCCGCCATGGCCGCCCAGGTCTACATCGGAGCCGAGTACGAACACAACTCCATCAAGAACGTCTCCAAACTGATCGATACCGGACTGCGCTACGGCATCCCGACGCTCGCGGTGACCGGCGTCGGCAAGGACATGGTGCGCGACGCCCGCTATTTCGGCCTGGCGACCCGCATCGCCGCCGAAATCGGCGCCCAGTACGTGAAGTCCTACTACGTGGAGCCTGGCTTCGAGCGCGTGGTGGCCGGCTGCCCGGTGCCCATCGTGATCGCCGGCGGCAAGAAACTGCCGGAGATGGAAGCCCTGGAAATGGCCTACAAGGCCTGCGACCAGGGCGCCGCGGGCGTCGACATGGGCCGCAACATCTTCCAGTCGGACAGCCCGATCGCCATGATCCAGGCGGTAGGCGCCGTGGTCCACAAACTGGAAAAGCCGGAAAAGGCCTTCGACATGTATCTGACCCTGAAGGCCAAGCTTGAGGGCAAGGCGAAGAAAAAGTAGGGTTCCGCAACCGCCCCGCCAGGGGAGAGGGCCGCGCCGTGACGCCGTTGCACCGTTGGCTGGGGATCGCGATCTGTCTGCTGGGGTGGCTGGGCGGCGGCGGGGGTGTGGCGGCCGAGGGGCCGGCGGCGCTCCGTCTCGCGGTCGGGCAGGATCGGGCGTCCCTGGCCGGACACCTCGACTACTTCCCCGACCCCGGCGGACGCCTGAGCGTCGACGAAGTGGCGGATCGGGGAATCTTCCGCCCCTTTGCCGCCGACCGCAGCCTCGGCTATCGCCGGGGCGCGCACTGGTTCCGCTTTTCCGTGGTCCGCCAGGCGGAGGCCCCGGCCGACTGGCTTCTGGCCCTGGGCAAGCCGGTGCTGGACGACATCCGCGTCTATCGGCCCCGCGCCGGGGGCGGCTTCGACGAAGTCCGCCTGGGCGACCGGGTGCCGATGTCTTCCCATCCCATCAAGAGCCGCCAGCACGCCCTGAAGGTTCCCGTCCCGGCCGGGGCGCCCGAAGCCTTCTACCTGCGGGTGGAAACCATCAGCATCGTCTGGCTGACCGCCGATTTCTGGCGGCCCGAGGCCTTCCTGGCCGACGAAGGTCTGGCGATCTTTTACAACGCCGTCTTTTTCGGCATCCTCGCCATCGTCGCCTTCACCCACTTGACCTTCGGGCTGTGGCTGCGCGACAAGGCCATCGTCGCCTATGCCGCCCATGTGGCGACCTTGCTGGCCCAGTATTTCGGGCTGAACGGGTTCGTCGGCATCGTGGTCGGAACGGAACTGCCCTGGCTCTCCGACCTGGTGGTCGGGGTGGGAACTTTCGGGACCGCCGCCACCTCCATCGTCATGTGGGACGCGACCGTCGGCCTGGCACGGACCAACCCGAAGCTGCATCGCTTCTACATGGCGGCTTTCGGCCTTTGCTTGCTGGGCCTGCCCTTCGTCGCCTCCGCCCATTACGGGACGATAGCCCCGTTCGTCATCAATCTGGCCCTGGCGATCGCCTATCTCAGCATGGCGTTGATCGCCCGGCTGTTGTGGCGCGACGGCCTTCAGGTCGGGTTGGCCTTCTTCTTCCTGGGATTGGCGGTCGCCGTGGCCGGGGCGACGGCGCGGATACTCACGATTCTGGGGGCGATTCCAGCCACCTACCTGTCGGAAAACGCCTACCAAGTCGGCTCGCTGGCCCATGTCGTCCTGCTCGGCATCGGCCTCGGCTACCGCATGCGCCAGATCCAGAAGGACAAGACCCGCGCCGAGCGGGAGGCGTTCCTCGCCACCCGCCGCGCCGAGGAGCAGAAAAGCTTCGTCGCCATGCTGTCGCACGAGTTCCGCTCACCCTTGGCCGCCATCGACCGAGCCGCCCAGATGATCGAACTGAAGGCCGTCGGCCTGGACGACAAGGGGCGCGAACGCGTCGACCGCATCCGCGGCCACGCCGGCCATCTGTCCCGCCTGGTGGACAACCTGCTGGCGTCCGACGCCCTGGACCGGGGCGCGCTGATCGTCAGGAAGGAGGCGGTGGCCCTGGCGCCCCTGGTGGCCGGGCTGGTGGCCGGGGCCGAGGATCGGATCGCCGTATCCCTGCGACCCGCCGGAC
This window contains:
- the lsrF gene encoding 3-hydroxy-5-phosphonooxypentane-2,4-dione thiolase, with amino-acid sequence MADIDDIKDGKDFGLDRPQTNEPFFLKGNGAVDWGMQNRLSRIFNPKSGRTVMLAFDHGYFQGPTTGLERIDIGIRALEPYADVLMGTRGAIRACIPPTTRKALALRCSAGQSIYTELSNEFINVDIEDAIRLDAAAMAAQVYIGAEYEHNSIKNVSKLIDTGLRYGIPTLAVTGVGKDMVRDARYFGLATRIAAEIGAQYVKSYYVEPGFERVVAGCPVPIVIAGGKKLPEMEALEMAYKACDQGAAGVDMGRNIFQSDSPIAMIQAVGAVVHKLEKPEKAFDMYLTLKAKLEGKAKKK
- a CDS encoding sensor histidine kinase, producing MTPLHRWLGIAICLLGWLGGGGGVAAEGPAALRLAVGQDRASLAGHLDYFPDPGGRLSVDEVADRGIFRPFAADRSLGYRRGAHWFRFSVVRQAEAPADWLLALGKPVLDDIRVYRPRAGGGFDEVRLGDRVPMSSHPIKSRQHALKVPVPAGAPEAFYLRVETISIVWLTADFWRPEAFLADEGLAIFYNAVFFGILAIVAFTHLTFGLWLRDKAIVAYAAHVATLLAQYFGLNGFVGIVVGTELPWLSDLVVGVGTFGTAATSIVMWDATVGLARTNPKLHRFYMAAFGLCLLGLPFVASAHYGTIAPFVINLALAIAYLSMALIARLLWRDGLQVGLAFFFLGLAVAVAGATARILTILGAIPATYLSENAYQVGSLAHVVLLGIGLGYRMRQIQKDKTRAEREAFLATRRAEEQKSFVAMLSHEFRSPLAAIDRAAQMIELKAVGLDDKGRERVDRIRGHAGHLSRLVDNLLASDALDRGALIVRKEAVALAPLVAGLVAGAEDRIAVSLRPAGLTAMVDAELLGLALGNLIQNALEYSPTGSPVTVSLAGEDGNLTVTVADRGPGLGAEDLARLGTPYFRATSSAGIKGIGIGLHLVRKVAAAHGGTLAVHSLPGAGSEFTLRLPA